One segment of Helicobacter anatolicus DNA contains the following:
- a CDS encoding plasminogen-binding N-terminal domain-containing protein, giving the protein MRFLFLGIVALTFLFANLQKEVSVEITKVDLGKNQVEFAAGDLQIGESGWIKVDFHNYTGIIKQVVVIAIDKKNAIGKMMDFDTLKQKYLPRPTNKVKVGDKVYFRTLNTKAFLVAPDLESYEKVKNTHKEVEFLSPDLLMGFLLAYGGYDPTKEFFKKACGSYAVGLLYVVNENALDILDCQSTISLKTEDFDTSGIKEPKTPFYSRIDEIKTGTLFSFMQSKKAKYYFPYFTNLAHPERDYQTMMVKEKREIDAKLQAQKEEEKKRLKLEKKKK; this is encoded by the coding sequence ATGAGATTTTTATTTTTAGGAATTGTTGCTTTGACATTTCTTTTTGCAAATTTACAAAAAGAAGTAAGTGTAGAAATTACAAAAGTAGATTTAGGTAAAAATCAAGTGGAATTTGCAGCGGGGGATTTGCAGATTGGTGAGAGTGGGTGGATTAAAGTTGATTTCCATAATTATACAGGAATTATTAAGCAGGTAGTTGTTATTGCAATTGACAAAAAAAATGCAATAGGTAAGATGATGGATTTTGATACTTTGAAGCAAAAATATCTTCCTAGACCTACTAATAAAGTTAAGGTTGGAGATAAGGTTTATTTCAGAACATTAAACACTAAAGCGTTTTTGGTTGCACCGGATTTAGAATCTTATGAAAAAGTAAAAAATACACATAAAGAAGTGGAATTTTTAAGTCCAGATTTATTGATGGGGTTCTTGCTAGCTTATGGGGGATATGATCCTACTAAAGAGTTTTTTAAAAAAGCTTGCGGGAGCTATGCAGTAGGACTTTTGTATGTGGTAAATGAAAATGCACTAGATATTCTTGATTGCCAAAGCACAATTTCTTTGAAAACAGAGGATTTTGATACTTCAGGAATTAAAGAACCAAAAACCCCTTTTTATTCTCGTATTGATGAGATTAAAACAGGTACGCTTTTTAGTTTTATGCAGTCAAAAAAAGCAAAATATTATTTTCCATATTTTACAAATCTTGCACATCCTGAACGAGATTATCAAACAATGATGGTAAAAGAAAAAAGAGAAATTGATGCAAAATTGCAAGCACAAAAAGAAGAAGAAAAAAAACGCTTAAAGCTTGAAAAGAAAAAAAAATAA
- a CDS encoding UbiX family flavin prenyltransferase, with protein MKFVLGISGASSIELGIKFLNYLPSDFEIFLVLSQGAKEVIKKEGLNFNPGENVQILDSRDIGACIASGSFGVDKMAIIPTSMNKLAKIAYGICDDLITRSASVMLKERKTLLLAPREMPFSAIALENMHKLFLHGAIIAPPVLGYYSGAKTLEDMEKFLIGKWFDSLNISHSLYKRWQ; from the coding sequence GTGAAATTTGTACTTGGAATTAGTGGGGCTAGTAGTATAGAACTTGGAATTAAGTTTTTAAATTATCTACCTAGTGATTTTGAGATTTTTTTGGTATTAAGTCAAGGGGCAAAAGAGGTGATTAAAAAAGAGGGGTTAAATTTTAATCCTGGAGAAAATGTACAAATTTTGGATTCTAGAGATATTGGTGCTTGTATTGCCTCAGGAAGTTTTGGGGTTGATAAAATGGCAATTATTCCTACCTCAATGAATAAACTCGCAAAAATTGCTTATGGGATTTGTGATGATTTGATTACGCGGAGTGCTAGTGTCATGCTAAAAGAGCGCAAGACTTTATTGTTGGCACCAAGAGAAATGCCTTTTTCAGCAATTGCATTAGAAAATATGCATAAACTTTTTTTACATGGAGCAATCATAGCACCGCCTGTTTTGGGGTATTATTCTGGTGCTAAAACTCTAGAAGATATGGAAAAATTTTTAATTGGTAAATGGTTTGATTCTTTAAATATTTCTCATTCCTTGTATAAAAGGTGGCAATAA
- a CDS encoding tetratricopeptide repeat protein — MAKKKLEVNSLEESEESKFSRIFKIDIKALIKKFRGFGTKQKAIFLGIISGVFLSLLALIVLWAISHKKTHGKEIQESSERIAVLEKKQDLDEEIPSEVLQSLPKLNALANPINNKELNGLIQKAHMLYSNGNVLEALNVYNKIANFSQSLASYNLGVVRLRQKEYAMALESFKQAISSGDDISLNAFNAAMSAKYLGDQDSYKYYLNLAAKELSQENSEAFYSYLYALIQFYNQNYFATFSALKNPSSDAYVQFSDTLLVKTYLIFNNYENAIDILEKKSQKDYKTLGLLYAKIGDYDRAKQYLSQYIYKYPEDRDAKLALQIVYLKMKDFFNAAKILEQFADKNEQEKVLKSYPIKVVLHPKIFDINLAQELFVKHILDTQDVMAYKILFYYAPFKVFNIQDALGALHQGGMLLSGNILASEEKVIEGQTIAKIDKNIAEALVYVNQKKVRKALEILKTMLDQNPNHSILHYNAGLLYAQMENYTQAYKHFIKAYYLNTQEIDSAMYAIIASYFLDKNTKRIQNDITKNFEDLVIQNPEHRKFLLAFLGYLNNNVADEMLWIDQVKNKKSIYYALKAAYAMRSKNQKALEDSFMALKDMNPNDFIADIFYMVARDLKTSFKQIALGLHNLLVQKVNNFDSIFYGPALARELYAHIGFITGSLQNQEETLRKKLTETLEDTNGILQALALVNIYQHKFEQAYDIYKVLIEKLKEDDSHTQFLAAVAAMGLQDKDNATLLLQLSKMEAESEFEARMALGMLYQQRGNFRTATGYYNMLSGKFFEPQFFDFEIDTQKILDSKRYKK, encoded by the coding sequence ATGGCGAAAAAAAAATTAGAAGTAAATTCCCTTGAGGAGAGTGAAGAAAGTAAGTTTTCTAGAATTTTTAAGATTGATATTAAAGCATTAATCAAAAAATTCCGAGGCTTTGGCACAAAACAAAAGGCAATATTTTTAGGAATTATTAGTGGGGTTTTTTTGTCCTTATTGGCCTTGATAGTTTTATGGGCAATTTCTCATAAAAAAACACATGGAAAAGAAATTCAAGAGTCAAGTGAAAGAATTGCTGTATTGGAAAAAAAACAAGATTTAGATGAAGAGATTCCTAGTGAGGTGCTACAATCTTTGCCAAAACTTAATGCACTCGCGAATCCTATTAATAATAAAGAATTAAATGGCCTTATCCAAAAGGCACATATGCTTTATAGTAATGGTAATGTTTTAGAAGCATTAAATGTTTATAATAAAATTGCAAATTTTTCACAATCCTTAGCAAGTTATAATTTGGGAGTTGTAAGACTTAGGCAAAAAGAATATGCAATGGCATTAGAATCATTTAAGCAAGCTATTAGTTCAGGTGATGATATAAGCTTAAATGCCTTTAATGCAGCAATGAGTGCAAAATATCTTGGCGATCAAGATTCTTATAAATATTATTTAAATTTAGCAGCCAAAGAATTGTCGCAGGAAAATAGTGAAGCATTTTATAGCTATCTTTATGCTCTTATACAATTTTATAATCAAAATTATTTTGCCACTTTTTCGGCACTTAAAAATCCAAGCTCTGATGCATATGTACAATTTAGCGATACCTTATTAGTAAAAACTTATTTGATTTTTAATAATTATGAAAATGCTATTGATATTTTGGAGAAGAAGTCTCAAAAAGATTACAAAACCCTGGGGTTGCTTTATGCAAAAATTGGGGATTATGATAGAGCAAAACAATATCTCTCACAGTATATTTATAAGTATCCTGAGGATCGTGATGCAAAATTGGCGTTACAAATCGTATATCTTAAAATGAAAGATTTTTTTAATGCCGCTAAAATTTTGGAGCAATTTGCAGATAAAAATGAACAAGAAAAGGTGTTGAAGTCCTATCCTATCAAAGTAGTACTGCATCCAAAAATTTTTGATATTAATCTTGCACAAGAACTTTTTGTTAAGCATATTTTGGATACACAAGATGTAATGGCGTATAAAATTTTATTTTATTATGCCCCTTTTAAGGTGTTTAATATTCAAGATGCTTTGGGGGCGTTACATCAAGGTGGAATGTTATTATCAGGAAATATTTTGGCTTCTGAAGAAAAAGTGATAGAAGGTCAGACGATTGCAAAAATTGATAAAAATATTGCAGAGGCATTGGTTTATGTCAATCAGAAAAAAGTGCGTAAGGCATTGGAAATTTTAAAAACAATGCTAGATCAAAATCCAAATCACTCTATTTTACACTATAACGCAGGGTTGCTTTATGCACAGATGGAAAATTATACACAGGCTTATAAACATTTTATAAAAGCATACTATCTTAATACACAAGAAATAGATTCTGCAATGTATGCAATTATTGCATCATATTTTTTGGATAAAAATACTAAGAGAATTCAAAATGATATCACTAAAAATTTTGAAGATTTGGTAATTCAAAATCCAGAGCATAGGAAGTTTTTGCTTGCATTTTTAGGTTATTTGAATAATAATGTCGCAGATGAAATGTTGTGGATTGATCAAGTAAAAAATAAAAAATCAATTTATTATGCCTTAAAGGCTGCATACGCAATGCGTTCTAAAAACCAAAAAGCCTTAGAAGATTCTTTTATGGCGTTAAAAGATATGAATCCTAATGACTTTATTGCAGATATTTTTTATATGGTCGCTAGGGATTTAAAGACAAGTTTTAAGCAAATTGCTTTGGGCTTGCATAACCTTCTTGTGCAAAAAGTAAATAATTTTGATAGTATTTTTTACGGTCCAGCTTTGGCAAGAGAGCTTTATGCACATATTGGTTTTATTACAGGATCTTTGCAGAATCAAGAAGAAACGCTACGTAAAAAACTTACTGAGACCCTTGAGGATACAAATGGGATTTTGCAGGCTTTGGCATTGGTAAATATTTACCAACATAAATTTGAACAGGCTTATGATATCTATAAGGTTTTGATAGAAAAATTAAAAGAAGATGATTCTCATACACAGTTTTTGGCTGCTGTTGCTGCAATGGGACTTCAAGATAAAGATAACGCAACACTTTTATTACAACTTTCAAAAATGGAAGCAGAATCAGAATTTGAAGCAAGAATGGCTTTGGGAATGCTATATCAGCAAAGAGGAAATTTTCGCACAGCAACAGGGTATTATAATATGCTTTCTGGAAAATTTTTTGAACCTCAATTTTTTGATTTTGAAATTGATACACAAAAAATTTTAGATTCTAAAAGGTATAAGAAATGA
- a CDS encoding peptidoglycan DD-metalloendopeptidase family protein, which translates to MKKFFFVFLFVLTFCFGAVGERLVWNSGLSLLAFLEQNKLPLKLYYNLSNTDKELASEVRVGSVYYLLKNADGMVLQALIPISEDVQIHIYLKNREYFLDFIPIIYTTHKKTLVLAVQKSPYQDILEYTGDVVLANEFVNIYRKSIDFKKFMLKNDKIAMIYTRKYRLGRTFWVPEIKAAVVETHKKSNYLFGYNESFYDLSGREVMGFLLDMPVKYTRISSRFSYGRFHPVLKKTRPHYGVDLAAPHGTVIKAAASGKIIYSGYRGGYGNVVEIAHGDGIRTLYAHMSKRDAKARVGAMIKKGQIIGRVGSTGMSTGPHLHFGVYKNSRPIDPMGIVRTAKNELKGNKKREFINLAKSLQSELDRLREVYDFEVQKAYLETKALD; encoded by the coding sequence ATGAAAAAATTTTTTTTTGTTTTTTTGTTCGTATTAACCTTTTGCTTTGGGGCAGTCGGCGAGCGTTTAGTATGGAATAGTGGACTTTCTTTACTTGCATTTTTAGAGCAAAATAAATTACCCTTAAAGCTTTATTACAATCTCTCTAATACTGATAAGGAACTTGCAAGTGAGGTGCGTGTAGGTTCTGTATATTATCTACTTAAAAATGCGGATGGCATGGTTTTACAAGCTTTAATTCCCATTAGTGAAGATGTGCAAATACATATTTATTTAAAAAACAGAGAATATTTTTTGGATTTTATCCCTATTATCTATACTACGCATAAAAAAACTCTAGTATTGGCAGTGCAAAAATCTCCTTATCAGGATATTCTAGAGTATACAGGTGATGTAGTTTTAGCAAATGAGTTTGTAAATATTTATCGTAAAAGTATTGATTTTAAAAAGTTTATGTTAAAAAATGATAAAATTGCTATGATTTATACAAGAAAGTATCGTCTGGGCAGGACTTTTTGGGTGCCAGAAATTAAGGCTGCTGTTGTAGAAACACATAAAAAATCTAATTACTTATTTGGTTATAATGAAAGTTTTTATGACCTCTCAGGAAGAGAGGTCATGGGATTTTTACTAGATATGCCCGTAAAATATACAAGGATATCATCAAGATTTTCTTACGGAAGATTTCATCCAGTCTTAAAGAAAACAAGACCCCATTATGGTGTGGATTTGGCTGCACCTCATGGGACGGTGATTAAAGCCGCAGCATCTGGAAAGATTATTTATTCGGGATATAGAGGGGGGTATGGAAATGTTGTAGAGATTGCACATGGTGATGGAATTAGGACTTTGTATGCACATATGAGTAAAAGAGATGCAAAAGCTAGAGTTGGTGCTATGATTAAAAAAGGACAGATTATAGGTAGGGTAGGTAGTACGGGAATGAGTACAGGTCCACATTTGCATTTTGGCGTGTATAAAAACTCTCGCCCTATTGATCCCATGGGGATTGTAAGAACTGCTAAAAATGAGTTAAAAGGCAATAAAAAGCGTGAATTTATAAATCTAGCAAAATCTCTGCAATCTGAACTTGATAGATTGCGTGAAGTGTATGATTTTGAAGTGCAAAAAGCATATTTAGAAACAAAGGCATTAGATTGA
- a CDS encoding NUDIX domain-containing protein codes for MQDSKYIKPLRLKYTENGIPKQWDIIKSMDSVCILLFDTSKEAFVLVRQFRPAVFYNSQKDGYTYELCAGLVDKEGKSLEEIAREEVLEECGYDISLQELQKIGEFLNATGANGNVQHLYFAQVSDKNKVNQGGGVDDECLEVLYLPKNIALNFIFDQEIPKTTSLFLGIQWYFYSFKDGE; via the coding sequence ATGCAAGATTCTAAATATATTAAGCCCTTAAGGTTAAAATATACAGAAAATGGAATCCCTAAACAATGGGACATTATAAAATCTATGGATAGTGTTTGCATTTTGCTTTTTGATACTTCTAAAGAAGCATTTGTTTTGGTGCGACAATTTCGTCCTGCTGTGTTTTATAATTCTCAAAAAGATGGTTATACTTATGAGCTTTGTGCAGGGCTTGTTGATAAAGAGGGGAAAAGTTTAGAAGAAATTGCAAGAGAGGAAGTTTTGGAGGAGTGTGGATATGATATTTCCCTACAGGAATTGCAAAAAATTGGAGAGTTTTTAAATGCAACAGGAGCAAATGGAAATGTGCAGCATTTGTATTTTGCACAAGTGAGTGATAAAAATAAAGTTAATCAGGGTGGAGGTGTTGATGATGAGTGTTTGGAGGTATTGTATCTACCAAAAAACATAGCTTTGAATTTTATTTTTGATCAAGAGATACCAAAAACAACATCACTATTTTTAGGAATACAATGGTATTTTTATAGTTTTAAGGATGGAGAATGA
- a CDS encoding ATP-dependent helicase: MSDILRGLNAAQKSAAMHVDGPLLVLAGAGSGKTKTLTTRLAYLIDEIGIPAQNTLTLTFTNKASMEMRQRALSLIGSQSSIPILATFHRFGLMFLKFYITYLGRKNDFSVIDDKDKNKILSKIEKKVKNIDLTTREISSEISYIKNSLLGSLGEEKEYLEEFFYAYQQELLDHNLVDFDDLLLLPFNILSTNDALAARISQTYSYIMVDEYQDTNYLQFQLLRKLCFSHENLCVVGDDDQSIYGWRGADIQNILQFNKHFKDVKTIKLEENYRSTEEILNAANLMIAYNTQRIGKTLRSIKGSGEAIKNLSFEDSKAEAFGIAQEIQNLLHKGVRADDIAVLFRLNAMSKGLEENLNRLKVPHMLVGTMRFYERAEIKDILAYLRYLSNKHDDFSLERIINQPKRGIGEKTQEKIFSLAREKKISVVECFLQGEYDNVLSSKVLATLREFFALLEVLREDRDRPYKMAEALLNHINILQAYEAEYDHIDRMANIKELLQTIKEYFEENIDSTIIDFFNNIALSSSLDDTQEGSVKCMSIHTSKGLEFDYVFVIGMEEKIFPHEKKDTDLEEERRLAYVAFTRAKKKLYTSHANSRLHHTGPLKSSRFLQEAQILQGKNLDIQTGGFVKNDAVIHRVFGLGIVQKVEKIGQDMFLTISFGGLIRRIKSGFVEKA, encoded by the coding sequence ATGAGTGATATCCTAAGGGGTCTAAATGCTGCACAAAAATCTGCAGCTATGCATGTTGATGGGCCTTTGCTGGTGTTAGCTGGTGCAGGAAGTGGAAAGACAAAAACTTTAACAACGCGATTGGCATATTTGATCGATGAGATTGGGATACCTGCGCAAAATACCTTGACATTAACTTTTACAAATAAAGCAAGTATGGAGATGCGCCAAAGAGCATTAAGTCTTATTGGTTCTCAAAGTAGCATTCCTATTTTGGCTACTTTTCATCGTTTTGGACTAATGTTTTTGAAGTTTTATATTACATACTTAGGGCGCAAAAATGATTTTTCTGTAATTGATGATAAGGACAAAAATAAGATTCTTAGCAAGATTGAAAAAAAAGTAAAAAATATAGACTTGACTACAAGAGAAATTAGTTCGGAAATTTCTTATATAAAAAATAGTTTACTTGGATCTCTAGGTGAAGAAAAAGAATATTTAGAGGAGTTTTTTTACGCATACCAACAAGAATTACTAGATCACAATTTAGTAGATTTTGATGATTTATTGCTTTTGCCTTTTAATATTTTAAGTACAAATGATGCACTTGCTGCAAGAATCTCGCAAACTTATTCTTATATTATGGTAGATGAATATCAGGATACAAATTATCTACAATTTCAACTGTTGCGAAAGCTTTGTTTTTCTCATGAAAACCTTTGTGTTGTGGGAGATGATGATCAAAGTATTTATGGTTGGCGTGGTGCAGATATTCAGAATATTTTGCAATTTAATAAGCATTTTAAGGATGTTAAAACTATAAAATTGGAAGAAAACTATCGCTCTACGGAAGAAATTTTAAATGCAGCAAATTTAATGATTGCGTATAATACTCAGAGAATTGGAAAGACATTAAGAAGCATAAAGGGAAGTGGAGAGGCAATAAAAAATTTAAGTTTTGAAGATTCTAAGGCAGAGGCTTTTGGTATAGCACAAGAAATACAAAATTTATTGCATAAGGGTGTTAGGGCAGATGATATTGCGGTATTGTTTAGGTTGAATGCAATGTCAAAAGGGTTGGAGGAAAATTTAAACAGATTGAAAGTGCCGCATATGTTGGTGGGAACAATGCGTTTTTATGAAAGAGCAGAAATTAAAGATATATTGGCATATCTACGATACTTAAGCAATAAGCATGATGATTTCTCGCTTGAGCGCATTATTAATCAACCAAAACGTGGAATCGGTGAAAAGACGCAAGAAAAAATATTTTCTTTAGCTAGAGAAAAAAAAATAAGCGTGGTGGAGTGTTTTTTGCAAGGAGAATATGATAATGTCTTATCTTCAAAGGTTCTTGCGACATTGCGTGAGTTTTTCGCACTTTTAGAAGTATTGCGTGAAGATAGAGATAGGCCTTATAAGATGGCAGAAGCATTATTAAATCATATTAATATTTTACAAGCTTATGAGGCAGAATATGATCATATAGATCGTATGGCAAACATAAAAGAACTTTTGCAAACAATTAAGGAATATTTTGAAGAAAATATAGATTCTACGATAATTGATTTTTTTAATAATATTGCTTTGTCTTCAAGCCTAGATGATACACAAGAAGGTAGTGTAAAATGTATGAGCATTCATACTTCTAAGGGCCTTGAGTTTGATTATGTTTTTGTGATTGGTATGGAGGAAAAAATTTTTCCTCATGAAAAAAAAGATACAGATTTAGAAGAAGAAAGAAGGTTGGCTTATGTGGCTTTTACGCGTGCTAAAAAGAAGCTATATACAAGTCATGCAAATTCTAGGTTGCACCATACAGGTCCTTTGAAAAGTTCAAGATTTTTGCAAGAAGCTCAGATTTTACAGGGTAAAAATCTTGACATACAAACAGGTGGGTTTGTAAAAAATGATGCAGTTATACATAGGGTTTTTGGTTTGGGGATTGTGCAAAAGGTAGAGAAAATAGGTCAAGACATGTTTTTGACAATTAGTTTTGGTGGCTTGATACGGCGTATTAAATCAGGTTTTGTAGAAAAGGCGTGA
- the flgA gene encoding flagellar basal body P-ring formation chaperone FlgA: MQKIFYCFFFSIAFLVADNIEMLKNKIKKEYEVFYKNHKIEIHAITLGLSQSSQINEVQIKKVVLDSKDFLAQGKIKIIFLYKNKEYAHFVEYYIDATLKAIFAKNEIKKSQDISTENIRLKPIELSRILSPIINPKDVNHVGAKIFIPKETLITQNLIESKILIRKNDTFLAVYKEGNMQIQLTLIAKEDGAKNAIIEALNPETKKVLRVRILTNNMGEVL, encoded by the coding sequence GTGCAAAAGATTTTTTATTGCTTTTTTTTTAGTATTGCTTTTTTAGTAGCAGACAATATAGAGATGCTTAAAAATAAAATTAAAAAAGAATATGAAGTTTTTTATAAAAATCATAAAATAGAAATTCATGCTATTACTTTAGGACTTAGTCAATCTAGTCAGATTAATGAGGTGCAGATTAAAAAAGTTGTTTTAGATTCTAAGGATTTTCTTGCACAAGGAAAAATAAAGATTATTTTTCTTTATAAAAATAAAGAATATGCACATTTTGTAGAATATTATATAGATGCAACACTAAAGGCTATTTTTGCCAAAAATGAAATTAAAAAATCTCAAGATATTAGCACGGAAAATATCCGATTAAAACCTATAGAGCTTTCTAGGATTCTTTCTCCTATAATTAATCCAAAAGATGTCAATCATGTTGGTGCAAAAATTTTTATCCCCAAAGAAACACTTATTACTCAAAATCTTATAGAATCTAAAATTCTTATTCGTAAAAATGATACTTTTTTGGCAGTTTATAAAGAAGGGAATATGCAAATACAATTAACGCTTATTGCAAAGGAAGATGGTGCAAAAAATGCCATTATAGAGGCATTAAATCCTGAGACAAAAAAAGTTTTGCGTGTGAGGATTCTTACAAACAATATGGGAGAAGTGTTGTGA
- a CDS encoding ComF family protein, with protein sequence MLCLTCSAFCFSLLCKNCRDQFLKVKPKIRIVEDLKIYSFYNYQDISLLLNTKYYAIGSRVFSLLAKKANAHFLTTHQEFFKQYIAHGVGIDDDPKKGYSHTGVILHAFRNMITPIYGELQAKNKVKYAGKSLEFRQKNPRGLVYKSGNKNLVIFDDIVTTGLSMLEAKKAIEKGGGNVLFGVVLSDAKK encoded by the coding sequence ATGCTTTGTTTAACTTGTAGTGCTTTTTGTTTTTCCTTGCTTTGTAAAAATTGTAGGGATCAGTTTTTAAAAGTTAAACCAAAAATTCGTATTGTAGAGGATTTAAAAATTTATAGTTTTTATAATTATCAAGATATAAGTTTGTTGTTAAATACCAAATATTATGCTATTGGCAGTAGAGTGTTTTCTTTGCTTGCTAAAAAAGCAAATGCACATTTTTTAACAACACATCAGGAATTTTTTAAACAATATATTGCTCATGGTGTAGGAATTGATGATGATCCAAAAAAAGGATATTCGCATACAGGAGTAATTTTGCATGCCTTTAGAAATATGATTACCCCAATTTATGGGGAATTACAGGCAAAAAATAAAGTGAAATATGCGGGAAAAAGTTTGGAATTTCGACAAAAAAATCCTAGAGGATTGGTTTATAAAAGCGGGAATAAAAATCTTGTAATTTTTGATGATATTGTAACAACGGGTTTGAGTATGCTTGAGGCAAAAAAGGCTATAGAAAAAGGTGGAGGAAATGTGTTATTTGGTGTTGTTTTAAGTGATGCAAAAAAATGA
- the tmk gene encoding dTMP kinase — MYVVFEGIDTCGKSTQIELLKPIFPDAIFTKEPGGSKIGAKIREIILMTKNLDFYTEFFLFLADRAQHYKEVLLPNKDKKIFADRSFISGIAYAKDKMKESWEYNLFVMRDILPDRVVLFYIDRENLKERILQKDHDVIEQRGIDYLMKIQDNLLEVVEKLDCKKLLVDATKPRDFIHQQILKFII; from the coding sequence ATGTATGTAGTATTTGAGGGGATTGATACTTGTGGAAAGAGTACGCAAATTGAGCTTTTAAAGCCAATTTTTCCAGATGCAATTTTCACAAAAGAACCAGGAGGGAGTAAGATTGGCGCAAAAATTCGAGAAATAATTTTGATGACAAAAAATCTTGATTTTTATACAGAATTTTTTTTATTTTTGGCAGATAGGGCACAACATTATAAAGAAGTGCTTTTGCCAAATAAGGATAAAAAAATTTTTGCAGATAGGAGCTTTATATCAGGGATTGCATATGCCAAAGATAAAATGAAAGAATCGTGGGAGTATAATCTTTTTGTAATGCGCGATATTTTACCAGATAGAGTTGTTTTATTTTATATTGATAGAGAGAATCTTAAAGAAAGAATTTTGCAAAAAGATCATGATGTAATTGAGCAAAGAGGGATAGATTATTTAATGAAAATTCAAGATAATCTTTTGGAAGTTGTAGAAAAATTAGATTGTAAAAAACTTTTAGTGGATGCGACAAAACCTAGAGATTTTATTCATCAGCAAATTTTAAAATTTATTATTTAG
- the coaD gene encoding pantetheine-phosphate adenylyltransferase encodes MRKMAIYPGTFDPLSNGHLDVITRSADLFDEILVAVAQSSAKKPMFSLEDRVEMVKLATKNLANVKCVGFDNLLADFAKQNGVRFLVRGLRVVSDFEYEIQMGYANTSLNAELDTIYFMPSLENAFISSSVVRNILTHKGKISHIVPEEVFTYIKKKGMLCM; translated from the coding sequence ATGAGAAAAATGGCAATTTATCCTGGTACTTTTGATCCTTTGAGTAATGGGCATTTAGATGTGATTACACGGAGCGCGGATCTTTTTGATGAAATTTTGGTAGCTGTGGCTCAATCTAGTGCCAAAAAACCTATGTTTAGTCTTGAAGATAGGGTAGAGATGGTGAAATTAGCGACAAAAAATCTAGCCAATGTAAAATGTGTGGGGTTTGATAACCTTTTGGCAGATTTTGCAAAACAAAATGGAGTACGGTTTTTGGTGCGTGGGCTTAGAGTAGTGAGTGATTTTGAATATGAAATACAAATGGGGTATGCTAATACTTCTTTAAATGCAGAGTTAGATACAATTTATTTCATGCCAAGTTTAGAGAATGCCTTTATTAGCTCTTCTGTAGTGCGTAATATTTTGACACATAAGGGAAAGATTTCACACATTGTGCCAGAAGAGGTATTTACGTATATTAAAAAAAAGGGTATGTTATGTATGTAG